The segment tcttctttttcccttAAAACTGTCAAATGGTAATTAATGGATACTAATGGCACCATTTCCATCAAGTTCCTTCTGGTTGAATCTCTAGTGTGTGATTATGTGTGCAAGCATCATTAGAGCATAACATAATTTTCTATGTTGAGCTGAGcattctttatttaatgttaattaataaatattctcCCAGGGCTCTGTTATAATTGGATTGGCACACATATGATTTCCTGCCTTATCAAGTTCTGCTGAATGAAATGACTCATATTGTTTTCGGAGTGGAAAGAGCAGAAAGCGTTTACAGAGGTCAACGGCAGGATCATTTGTCTGGACTGCTGATTTCAGTCGCAACAATTTTGCAAAAAttgattaaatttttaaaatgacaaagtcTTTGTCTGGAAAGTCACACAGTGTTTGCATCTTGACTGTCTTTTGCTTTAATTATTGTCCTGTTTTCCCTAATGCGTCTTGACACAGTAGTCTGGAGTAATGGCTCTGAAATGCTACACTGAATCGATGCCTGGTGCCTTTTCCTCTCTTAGGTAATTTACTTGGTAATGAGAGACGGTGCCGAAGACTGTCTCTGCGCACACAGAGTAGATGTAATCTGTTTTCCCTATTATTCAGTTGGGTTAGACTTGGGCTACTAATTAATTAACTATGAAACACTGAAATAGGATTTTACTGAAGGGCTTAATTTGGGTAATCGCCGCCCCTCACCTTCCTCTAACCCAAAAGTGCCTAACTGTCCCTCACTGAACTTTGTCACTATCTTTGACAAAACCAGATAATTCAATGTCTGGTGTAAATGTATAACACCTACACAAGTCTATGTGTGTTAAGgccataatgtgtgtgtgtgtggtgtgtgtgtgtgtgtgtgtgtgtgtgcgtgtgtgtgtgtgtacatgtgtggaTATGTGAGGGCTTATATTCCCTCTTGTCTCTATAAAACAATCTGTATCAATCAGTGTTGATCTAAATGACCCGGCATGTCAACAGCAAACCCACAGGAGAGTGGTTCTGAATGCGAGAGATGAGGTCAAAAAAGCCATTTTGGGTATCATAAAGGAAGTATTGTCTAGATATTGATGTCATTTATTACCTGACAAGAATGGTTATAGACAGGTTGGTGGGAAAAGGGTGGAAAACGCTGGCCTAATGCTCCAAGACAGGAGACTGAAATTGAGGATAGACatgatgaaaaaatatattaaccTTGGCCTGGAAGTGAACTGGTTGATCTTTCAGCACGATTTATGTCgtgtatttatttgttgacAAATATACCATCTGCTGTTCTGTGGATAAGGGGCatgccattgtgtgtgtgtgtgtgtgtttgtgtgttggtgtgattgtgtgtgtgtgtgtgtgtgtgtgtgttagcgtgtgcatgcatgtgtgtgcacattgcCCCTGGGATAGAAGTATGTGTACTATTATGTGTGCAGACAAAtatcataatataatataatcataTGATATATACACATCGAAGTGGAAAACCTGCACATGAAAAATCAAATATCAGTAGATGAGGAGTTGTGATTAACATTGGTCAGAAAGTTTCCAAGTACATGTGTAACAGCTTACACAATgcgtacagtaaatatatataatgctTATATATACataagtagttttttttatgtgacttTGCTGTACTTTGTGCTTTTTAGCATGGCTCTAGTCGTTGCAATAAGGTCAGTCGGTTAGTCCACCACTCTGGTCcaaactattggatggattgccatgaaattttgtacagacattcatggtctcCAGAAGACgtatcctactgactttggtgatcccctgatgATTCCTCTAGCACCATCAAGAGGTTTACAATTTTGGTTTTGAGCAAAAGTATTGGAAGGATTGTcttgaaatttggtacagacattcatgtcacctcaggatgaattgtgaGTACTTTGGTAATCCTCTGACTTTttatctagtgccatcatcaggtcatatttaaatttttactaCACTTTGGTTATGACCAAATATCTGTAAAACTACTGACATTATCATCATCTTCAGCTGAGCTTTGTGTTTAGacctaattagcaaatgttagcatgtacactaaactaagatggagaacatggtaaacattaacgtattagcattgtcattgtgaacatgttaacatgctgattttAGCATTTACCTCAAAGTACCACTGTGCCTAAGTAGAGCCTCATAGCATGGTTGTAGACTTTTAGTCTTGTTTCTCGTGAAATACTCAATACTTTCAACTATTCTGGCATCTAAAAAGCCTTCGGATTAAACTGTCTTTGTAGGAAAAGCCCTTCTGGTTATACTGCTGCTCAGCTAATGTCCAAACCATCACCTGTAATGAGGGTTTGAAAATAGATATTACTTCATTTAAGGCATCATAAGCCAAAAAGGTTTGCAACCACTGCTATTATCCCTACATAactattttgtttctgtcaaatATTGAGCTAAATGatctattcatttttttttttttacagctccTCTTTAGTAAAAATAGAAGCCTTCTTTGTTCAGTTGTGGTGCTGGCAGAATTTATCAAATGATTTGATCTTATAGAGGAAACAATACTGTGCTCAAATACCAAGACACTCATCAGTTAAAGTTAACAGCagagctctcctctcctctcctctcctctcccatcCTCTCCTCATAACCCTCTTCTCAGCTTGAACACTCAGTCTAATTGACTAAGAAATCAGAAGATAGCAGGAAGCCAAACCACACAGCCAAGGGCTTAGCTAAGCTTATTTCTGGCATCTTTCTCCCCACAATATAACTCATATGTCCTTCCTTTTTGCCTCTCTCACCTACAGCAATAAATAGCAGGCTACAGTAAAGACACATTCTGTATAAACAGTATCACATGGCTTTACACaatgcaaaatgtatttaaaatatgctATAACATTATCTGAAGTTATGTCAGTGTACTATTTAAATTTCttgaataaatgataataacACGAGACAACTTAAAATCTATGCCTTCAGTGAAGGAGGAAGTGttatttatcatttcatttaTACTTTGCAAAGAGGACCTTCCAGATGGCAAACATTTTATTCTGGTTTACAgctaataaatgtaatgcaggTTTCACATAGGTGGCCATTTTGTTACAATACAACATGCAACTTTATTTGCAATGCAaaacatagtttttttttcaattatcCCATAGTAACTTTTTTTAATCATCTTCTCTGGCCATTAGGTTGACTTTACATACACTCATCTTCCAGAGAAAGCTTACAGTCTCGTATCAGCATCAACACAAGTGATTATCCAGTATTATTTTCTGCACATTACTTGTGTGTACTCAATCCCCTCTTCtgtatattttttcattaatgGCACAAATGTTTGGGAACATGAATTAAGCCCATTTTAAAAACCTCATTTACATTTGAGGTTGCTTTTACGCATTGCTTCACTTGTCTCTAATAAGGAATATAGTTTCTTGTGAGGAAACTGAAGACGTCTTGTAGGTGAATATCTGTTTTTGGTCTCAGTAAGGGGACTAACTGTCTGACATCTCTTTTCTGCCTCTGCAGGTTTTGGGATGACAACGCCTGTGACAGTCGCAGGCAAGGTGTTCCTGATCTTTTATGGGCTTCTAGGCTGTGCTGCCACCATCCTCTTCTTTAACCTCTTCCTGGAGCGCATCATCACACTTCTGGCCGTGGTGATGAAGGCTGTGAGGGAGCGGCGAATCAGGAACAGTGGTCTACTCCCACCAGGCATCCGCCATGACTTCTCGGCCTACTCCCTGCCAGGCTGGAAGCCCTCCGTGTACCATGTGATGCTGATTCTCGGCCTGTCAGCCATCACTATATCCTGCTGTGCTTCAGCCATGTACACCCCAGTGGAGGGCTGGGCTTACTTAGACTCACTCTACTTCTGCTTTGTCACCTTTAGCACCATCGGCTTTGGGGACTTTGTCAGCAGCCAGAGCGCGGCTTACAAATACCAAAGCCTCTACAGGGTGGCCAACTTCTTCTTCATGCTAATGGGTGTGTGCTGCATCTACTCACTCTTCAATGTCATCTCTATTGTCATCAAGCAGGTCCTCAACTGGATGCTGGAGAAAATGAGTTGCTTGTTTTGCCAGCGCTGCAATAAGGCCAGCGCTCTCCTGGGCAGACGTAATGCCATCCGACCGGGCTCTAAGGGTCGCCAGAGTCGGTTTGGCCAGCCGCCTGACTCCGATGGACCTTGTGATAGTGACACTGAGGGACGCAGACTCTCAGGGGAGATGATCTCTATGAAAGACTTGGCAGCCTCTAACAAGGTGTCGCTGGCCCTCATGCAGAAGCAGCTGTCTGAGTCGGCCAATGGATATCCCAGGACAGTCTGTGGCAGCTCACGCCATAATGGTTTCTCTGGGGGGGTTGGCGCCCTCGGTATCATGAACAACAGGCTGGCAGAGACGAGTAACTCCAGGTAGAGGATGTAGtgagacaggaaacaaagtaTGGGAGCTCTTTATTCTCATACTGTGTAACAACCCCCCTATTGATTGCCATAGAAAAAATACAAGGCTTTTGAAATGGATTGCCAGTGTAACTTGTTATGCATGATACCTATGATTTTTTTAGGGATCCTTTTGGTTGGAATTACAAGCCTGTGGTGATAATACAGGTAATGATGGCGATGGTTTTGTTGATGAATTTAATGATGATGGCATGAAGAGAGAACCACAGAGTCAACAGGAGTTGATCTGTACACATGGGGACCACCCATCACCCATTTCATTAACCTCAAACCTGACCCAGAGCAAATCACTGAAGGTCTCTTAAATATCAGTGTTAGTCTGCAGCTGTATTATATAGTTATACACGCTTAATATATCAGACTTATACGGCTGAAATGTTGTGCTGTAAAGGAGCCAAGGGAAGCATGTAGTGCAATCTTCATAGTACTGAGGTTTTGCCAGTTTATTTGAATGTACATATTGAATGCTGATATAAACAAAGACAGGTGTAATTAATGAATGATATAGCACATCCTGATCTATGCATTATACTTCTCATGCATTTTTTGCACCATTCCATACCTTCCATTGATTGTGCCAACCCCATTTTTTTCTTGACACAAGTTAAGTTGTACCCTCAGTTGACTGATTTCATTTCTGGGGGTAAGCGTGGGAAGCAGAGTTTAGCTAAGCATGGCTGTAATGTAGCTGATTTCGACAGGGTTGTAGTGAGGGGCGGTTTTACAGTGTGCCACGCCAACAGGCTACAAAGAGTAATTTCCTATGGCTCGAGATGGAAAAAAGAGCAGAGTTGAAGAATGAAAAGCTTGTGAGAGAGGAACTGGCCTTCTTATCAGCTCAAAAAATGCTCCGGCGGCCATAGACTTTGACTTGAAGCGTACAAAAAGGCACCTTCcaaatctctttctctctctcttctttttcaaGCTTACAGCTGTCTgcaagtaaaataaattataaaggTGTGCATTGTGTGAATTCCTCTTTTAATGCAGAATgtagacttttgtatttgtaaaacagaataaatgaGAAGTAaattgatgtttgtttgaagtGAAATAGTAAAAGGGAGtggagggaggtggagggggaGACGAAATATGGATGGCTTTATCCCGTGGGCACATTATGTAAAATGATTCAGACTGAAAGTAAAAGTCAATCGTAGATGCTGAAGTGGAAAACAAAACCCTAAAGGATTCACTCGCTTCCACTGATTTAGCTTTTGTGgggattttctgttttcattgaGGGAGACTTCTTCTTTGCAGATACATGGCTCTTTCTGTAAAACAAAGTATGATCCAAAAGCTTACAGAGGTAGAGTTTCCTCTTGATTTGGGAGTAAATGTATAGCCACGGTTTTATGGATGGCGGGTGTTCGCGGAGGATATGGCGCTGCCTTGTCAGGCTGCACAATCAATGTCCTTGTTACCAGCAGCTATCTCTTCCAAGGCATCTGTGATTTAAAGCCATGTGATGGTGTGATGTTTTCGTAAACAGCAAGACAATGAAGGAGATGTTAGTTAGTTAAACTATTCAGGAGACAGTGATAAAGGCAGGGAACTAAGGACAGGGGCTGGCAGCAGAAGAGGGAGAGGCAGTGGAGTAAATCGACTCCCTTCATATCCAAATGGATGCCCAATCCAAATCAATGGCCTCTCTCAGCCAAGGGCTCAACTTTTCCTGGTGTACTTCTTCAACATCTAATATCCTCCCAGGCTgctcacttttttttctcttgtcaTCTCTGCATTCACTTCACATACACTGCACCAAAACCCTCCTCTTTCCCTTTTCTCTCGGCTCTCTCCTCACGCTCATCACCCTTACACTGTGAATATGATGAGACATgccataaatgtatatatagtATTGGAATGTCTTAAAAAGCGCTTTTACAATAAGGCGTGAATTGGATCTGGATCTATACTTAGTTGATTTTCATCCTGTTCATGCATAGATCTGAATAATTTCCTTTACTCCCCCAGTCTCACCAAGAGGAATAGAGAAAATGACTCAGGTAGTTAAATCTTCAGGCTTGTCTTAGTTTTTCCTGCATGCCATTATGGTAAAGCCATACAAGATAGCTGTATATAAAAGAGAGGACTCTTTCAAGTCTATTTTTCTACATATAGCTTTCAAATATCTACATGTGAATGATTGAAGAAGTCTCAATGTCCCGTGTCTCTTACACTGTCAGTCATCAGATTGATAAGATGCAATGTTCAAAATTAACTCTGCAGAAACATGGAtgttagggtgaccagatgttaaagagttgttttacatttaggaaaatatgcatatttctttagtttgagttagatgagaagattgataccttTTTCACTTATAAAAAGGTAAAtatgttagcttagcttagcataaagactggaaatagtCGTAAAGCCACAGTGAGTAGTTTTTTCCCTTTGGTGATTCTACGGCTTTAACAAATTAGATATATCATGTTATTTAGTGAGCTTCAGATGTGGTAATAGGGGAATCTGCTTACGTTACAACTGGTACctgccaagaaatagtctggtATAACTCCCTGTAAAACAGTAAATGGTCAAAATGTAACATGTTGAAGTGTAAATGTggttttcagtggcctctagcagttcagattgcaaccactatCTTCCCAGGCATGTGCGTGTGCTCGAACTAATAAACGCgtcaaaacagagacagacacaccgGAGACCGCATCATACtaaatgctggaaactcaggtaaactcccactcaGGGATGGACAGTATTTAtgatacatgtatttaaaaatacttgaaatacaaaatagggttttgtaatttgtatttcATAGGGTTGATAAAAATAGCTTCATATTTTGCatcaaaatactaaaatactgtaaaattcTTTGTGAGAAGTCTACGTGATGACTATCTACTCAGTAATTTGCTCAGACTTTTTAATGTCAGAATAGAACATTTATCCAGACCCAAAGAAGAATGTCAAGATAAGaaacatgtacatttacatttacatttactcatctggcagacgcttttatcaaaagcgacttacatttgagtaacaacatacaagcatcaacagagcatcaactacagatctacaactgacaatacatactagcagcaataagtactagtaagagctcacagtacatatcacatcaatggggtaaatacctagggaaggaagtaagagttagcaaaaagtgcaatcaaaacaaaaagtgcaattaatacaagatcattgtaggagatagaagaagaagagcacaggaagtgcatgttagaggttaggagttagaggtgttataagaggaagtgttctcggaaaagatgagttttcaagagcttcttgaagttagagagggatgcccctgctctgatggcgtgtggtagctcgttccaccatcgtggtgtcacagatgagaatagtgtgaagggatggcagagccaggcggcgttcgttggaggagcgtagcggccgagaaggaacgtaagtttgtattatggagtttaggtagatgggtgcagacccagtagtcactctgtatgcaagcattagtgacttgaattttattctggaggccacagggagccagtggaggtcattgagtaatggagtgacatgagtccttttgggctgatcaaaaaccagacacgctgctgtgttctgaaccatttgtgtAAGATGTAGGTGTGTATCTTTCCATCAAATGTTTAAGCATAAATTGTTACAGTTCTTGACAGTTCCTATTAagttttggtgtttgttttagtgGCCTAGGCTAAATTGTTTACCAGTTTACGTAATGTTCTAGCTTACTATGTGACCCAAGTAGCAGCCCTCACAGTTAACATCAGCTTGCTACTTCCAGCCTATGTTAAATTTGAATCAGTTGTGCACGggaaaaattacaataaaacgTTTCAGAGTTGAGCAAACTGTCTGTCACTCACATTGTGAGTCAGTGTACTGGTGAAGGGATAAATCAAATAGGCCCATagataggtttgcaaagtgatttCATGGTACcttggaaaaatatttttatttttgaattagGAAAATACAGTAGTTTTTTATGGTACATGGCATGGCtactgtattttgtagtttattttgatacacttaATACTAGGGTATTTGGTATCTTATTTTAACacactgcaaagcatgtgaaatatgcTTTATatacatgtaaaaataattgtattaaaatatttatgctgtattttaacgttacagtaatatttacaTCAGCTTGATggtgaactaatccatgcttgttgaATGATAACGTTATATTGACCGCATTTAGCCGACATAATACACCGCTGTTAGCTAGCATGCCAGctttttattaactttttgtgtatctttctagactgaatattatgagtGTAACAGccagaccgcagtaagtaactttacagtAGTGGATGGGTCTTCCACAGTGGTGTTGCCCTGcactgttatgttgcattattgtatattatgtggatATATTACAACGACTGAGACCGGCGAAGAAGCTGAGTACCTAAGTATCAGTATAACAAccataaatctaaattgaaagCTGCAAAGCCAACAATGCCAGATCCATGCTAATCTAGCTGGCcgcccctgccttgcatcactattatttttaaaaacacacttcacATTTGTGTCGtaccgttacatcatttcttgcaggctaaaatcaacactttgacgtAATACTGGTACCAGCATTTACAGCAttttggtgaagtaatgtggcaagcCATACAACTAAAGTATTTTGCAacagataacgttagcaactggtcgTCGTTTGCCAGCAAGCTGACATTATCTaccttgagccaactaaagcacaaaatcacaatatatttcacacgcttttcagtaatgttagcttatcTGTCCAATAggaaagccaactctgggttTTTATCTAAAACAAAACAGGTCTTTCCATCACTCAAGCGCCTTTTCGATGTTAACTATGTTTTCACCCGTCGATCTGATTCTCATTTGGACTGACTGTacataaacttttttttttttttaacctaattcatggagtttgtgttggagtctgttgTGCGTTTTTTGGTGTTAGCGGACTCCATTTtgttagctgctgtgttgtcaCTGTGTAtacagttcagaatcagtaggcaagaTGCTCAGGAGCGAGCATGAAAGTCCCAACCAATGTAAACCAATGGCTTTGGTGGAAACTCTGATCCGCTTTCTTCACGTAGGTAGAAGCAAAGAGGGCGTCAGAGGTAATGGAGAAAGTCGTCAaatggttcatttttatgtgaggttacaacccattcacaataaaaaagtgattcatttcattaaaaaaaactacatatagcccatTTAATTGTAGAGCtttagagccaggctagctgttgcTCCCCATTTTCCAGTCTtttctatgctaagctaaccagctgcagACTCAATCAGGCTTTGTCACAAGATGGTTcgctaattaacacattatatattatttgttaaatttgtaCCAATATTGGAGAGGTAAAATAACTACTTTTATGACTAGCTAGAgttttccccttgtttccagtctttatgcagAACTAAGAAAACCCGCTGTTGAGTGTAGCTTTACTACCATACAGTCATTAGAGTGGTGTCAATCAACTCTGACTCGAAAGCAtatatttccctaaatgtcaCTTTGCTCCTTTAACAATTCCCAACAGAGAGGCTCATCAGCAGCGGAGTGAGCTTACTGTATGTTCGTGATGTGATTTGGTGCTTGCAGTGTTGGGGACGGGTTGTTTGTCACCCCACTATTAGCAATGACATTGCTGACATAGGAAAGTTTCAAGCGGTAGCTGTGACATTTGAGCAGGAGTATGGGCATGCTGTAGCGAATGACATGCTGTAGATTGAATTCGATGGTGTTCCCCTGCTGTTATATGTCGGGGGGAGTTTTACCGGCACTAGAATAATAATTCCTGAATGATGTTGTATGTGAATTTTCATTTTCCCTCTGAGGCTTAAAGTTACAATGGCAGAGGTTTCAGGATTGTCTAATGATTTTTAAAAGCCCCTGTAGCTGTTCGGGTCTAGCTAGCTGCACTGTATTCTTAACCATACCGCTGAGAAggagcatgtgtgtatgtatgcctTTGTGTGTCCATACCGTGTGTAAAGGActgaaaataagaattaaaGGACTGTGATATTTTATCTTGAATGCTTTCCTAAACATAGGTTCCCCAGAAGGTATTCAGCTCAATCTaatatcaatttaaatgtattttccttAGGCCTGAAATACATCAAGCTTTTAAGACATTAAATATAGTATTTAAAGTAATGTTTGCTCACCTGAAATGCATGCGTGGCTTGAAATCAATTGCCTTATTTTAGTCCTTGCATATTACAAAAAGGTTCCTTACTGAAAAGATAGTAGTGTGTAGAGCTCGTGTGTTATACAATACAAtctttttgcattttgcaaAATTGATCTCCATTGATTGCAATGGTTTTAATTTCCCCGTCGTCCTCTGTATCTTCTGTAAGAGGAGACAGGTGGTCTTaggatttactgtatgtttgtgtttgtcatcAGCCGAAATGACTCCTAAGTGTGATATTGCTGACTTTTCCTTTTAGTGCAATGAATTCCTCTGATGTGCTcatcaaacacaaaattaaattgaaaagaTGCAAAATCTTCAAGCCCACAGTATTAATATGGGCGAACATAGCAAACTCGGATCACAGCGCTGCATGATTTGCAGTAAAGTTGTCAGCGTTAATTTAATCTTAAATTCTTaaacactgtcagtgtttattcCAGTCAACACAAATTGTACTGTATTCATGCTGGAAAATCTGCTTCCTAGTCAATGGCACTCGACTGTAAAATAGCGCCATTAAAAAGTCATGCTCCATAGCCATTACAAGCCTCATAATAAaactatttgtttgaaataagcAGAGACTGGAGATGCTGTTAGTTTTAATCTTGAAGGCTGTTGGTGGTGCTAATGGCATTATCATTTATTCAGTAATGCTATTATTGCTTTGTGATCACGGTATGATACATAACACTGTGCTCTCTCCAGATTCCTCTGATGAAGACTGTgtgaactattttgtattttctgttaaaGATGCTTGTTTCAGGAACAACATGTGTTTACAGTAATTTGGCTGGAGCACAGTGGACATGGCAGTTAGCAGCGGTGTCCAGGTAACAGAATGATGTATTGCTGCTTTGCTTGGCTGCTTCTGATCTTTAACACATTGTTGGAATTGATCTGGACACACAACATGTGTGactgttgtcttttttctttttgcttgtaTGACGACAGGTGGTATGGAGACACAAACCACATTCAGATCTCAATTTAAAAAGAACTACGTAAGGTGTCTGTGATTCACAGTTATGTTGACTTTTGGCTCTATCAACATCAGCATAATTCTACACCATGGTGTGTGTCTCATGTTGCTTGCATTGTGGTGTAATATCCAGTTAATGTATGCAAATTAATTCTGTTTGCAAGTTGCACATTTATACCGATGattgtactttttatatttatgtaattaaaattaaaacctATATGAAACAAGGAGGGGTTCCATTAAACAATGATATTTactgatattgttttgattttcttttctttttgttattctCATATAATAACACTCACAACTTTAATGTTTGTGgataatataaatgtttatgGACAACATAACATCATCCAGTATATTTGGGGTTTCTTAGGCTTTCAGAAAAGTTTCCCAGTCATAATTATGACTTGGATGTTGACATGAATGCTATTTACAAGCCAGAGATGACTCAAATTTGATATGACCACAGCATTAAGTTTACTAACGACTAGTACCACCTCCAGCAAGCTACTGCGGTTCATAACCCCTGTAAAACTGCGTGTCATTTTTAATCTACACCTTTTTTGTTGATTAAACAAAGAAGATAtgtattaattagtgagcttaagaggtgttggtaggtggattttgttttgtaaactattcctttaatgacTCACCAGGTATTTTATTACAACCTGGCAACAAAAAGTTCATAGTCTAATTAATATTTgttaacagaacaagaattacACATTCTGGCAATGCTGCAAAACTGCAAAAAGGCTGGTAAGCTGTAAAAGTGTCACTAACAGAAAAGCTGAATACCTTGCCTGTCCTTACACAAATTAGTTTATTTCAACTGCAAATGTCATCTTGGATTATTTATATACACGCTGTGTCTCAGCATCATATTTCAGGTTTATTTTGCCCTTCATTAAAAGTTCTGTATT is part of the Micropterus dolomieu isolate WLL.071019.BEF.003 ecotype Adirondacks linkage group LG15, ASM2129224v1, whole genome shotgun sequence genome and harbors:
- the kcnk12 gene encoding potassium channel subfamily K member 12, with translation MMPARLQDCRSLHFNEDNGRFVLLAILIILYLLCGAAVFSAIERPSELRAHGRWNGTLLNFSETFNISLQDLNSFLREYEAAIAAGIRADALRPRWDFTGAFYFVGTVVSTIGFGMTTPVTVAGKVFLIFYGLLGCAATILFFNLFLERIITLLAVVMKAVRERRIRNSGLLPPGIRHDFSAYSLPGWKPSVYHVMLILGLSAITISCCASAMYTPVEGWAYLDSLYFCFVTFSTIGFGDFVSSQSAAYKYQSLYRVANFFFMLMGVCCIYSLFNVISIVIKQVLNWMLEKMSCLFCQRCNKASALLGRRNAIRPGSKGRQSRFGQPPDSDGPCDSDTEGRRLSGEMISMKDLAASNKVSLALMQKQLSESANGYPRTVCGSSRHNGFSGGVGALGIMNNRLAETSNSR